A window of the Henckelia pumila isolate YLH828 chromosome 3, ASM3356847v2, whole genome shotgun sequence genome harbors these coding sequences:
- the LOC140886371 gene encoding uncharacterized protein, whose translation MVDLDPQVTIVDQPVKSTSKIADSVPVSFRDALVPPSPRVSTKSFADVINSLEDLPEPTFRDGKPGIQFPDEVISSLIEPFKFALVGKITGNRSTAPNSMISTAFSQMGFKTSFTLKFLPRGYLVITLSCEEDFARLWTKGGIFVGTVGIRFSKWTPEFKFEEESPIAPVWVRFPELPLHLYNKKSLYAIARILGNPIKLDEHTAERSRGAFARVCVEMNVLDERIKHVWVGWGDHTQGIEVVYEKVPSFCTDCKMLGHSTSVCYSHGKNPRPPRPKPFVGKEKVVIRNPPPQPQEAGPSVALEGPAPFAPGAGNWTTKKRRRNQQRRPPPQAVLRIQNAFQVLESLPEEPDLCRSELRTEAHFEPTEQSPDLHVDGDVVKDIASGSSDTAMGGDAGAPNPQSFVAPHEGSDPCLALSWARQVGEEVGASSVVGEMELGFPKVVPVPDFEANDTCTLNHSSHSIPSLPGTPVESSAPFFEGLVSQQGTICQDVDPITEFVSEDDSSSFCGTESCDGRDFGRYDEDFDFSCLIWNIRGLRSSESQERLHALVKEKRVKILAILEPMIALDQRFMTRRLGFQRVLSNVSGHIWVFFADDVKAECVLDHAQFLHLRVSAPFLPTPVFCSFVYAKCDYILRHDLWASLLQVKPVGGPWLVGGDFNVVRDASECLGSSGGRQLPMDEFNHFVLDSALVDAGFEGSSFTWTNKSIWKRLDRVFVSVDWGDHFNSIRVEHLSRTVSDHCPLLLSAPVFAWGPSLFRFQSMWTRHPGFLQTVRLNWNMPCALQGMPRLFAKLKRLKGHLKWWNRDVFGNRFDKIAEAERSVRLAEAACEADSSEHSWTLLSRCNEELSRVTAMEADFWKQKAACNWLEDGERNTKLFHNMVKKKNVVNKIFRIWEDGNCLTSPGLIKQSGAAYFERLLTGDPFVLDLPDFSGFFSEISEEENHSFAAEPSLEEVRAVVFSIPRDSVAGPDGFSSAFFQSCWDFVQHDVMDAVLDFFRGSLIAQGFTATTITLIPKVEGAQAWTDFRPISLCNVSNKIISKLLYSRLRSVVGKLVSQSQSGFVPGRMIADNILLAHELTHSLNLPARGGNVILKLDMAKAYDRVQWSFLLDVLRRFGFSEQVVRMVRACISFCKFSVNVNGTPAGFFASSRGLRQGDPLSPLLFVLGAEYLSRGLDRLFLQHADLRYRSGCDLPISHLAYADDVIIFANGGSRGLQRLKDFLAHYENCSGQLVNVAKSAMIFPPGWTARRRSRLLQITGFAEGHLPLKYLGAPLFRGNHKCSLFEPLLQSVRKKLEGWESRSLAPGSRMTLIRSVLL comes from the exons ATGGTTGACTTGGATCCTCAAGTCACAATTGTTGACCAGCCGGTCAAATCTACCTCCAAAATTGCTGATTCTGTCCCTGTTTCTTTTCGGGATGCTCTAGTGCCTCCATCTCCTCGAGTTTCGACGAAGAGCTTTGCAGATGTGATCAATTCGTTGGAGGATCTTCCGGAGCCAACTTTTCGGGATGGAAAACCGGGTATTCAATTCCCGGATGAGGTAATTTCATCCCTTATTGAGCCTTTTAAGTTTGCCTTGGTGGGCAAAATTACGGGGAATCGGTCCACTGCTCCCAATAGCATGATTTCAACTGCCTTTTCTCAAATGGGTTTTAAGACTTCTTTTACTCTGAAATTCCTCCCTCGGGGATATTTGGTCATCACTCTTTCTTGTGAAGAGGATTTTGCTCGTCTTTGGACGAAGGGAGGGATTTTTGTGGGAACAGTTGGGATCCGATTTTCCAAGTGGACCCCTGAATTCAAGTTTGAGGAAGAGTCGCCTATTGCCCCTGTCTGGGTCCGATTCCCTGAGCTTCCATTGCACTTATATAACAAGAAGAGCCTGTATGCCATCGCCAGAATTCTTGGGAATCCAATTAAATTGGATGAGCATACGGCGGAGAGATCGAGAGGGGCTTTTGCCCGGGTTTGTGTGGAAATGAACGTTCTTGACGAGCGAATTAAGCATGTGTGGGTTGGATGGGGTGATCACACCCAAGGGATAGAGGTAGTTTATGAGAAGGTCCCGTCCTTCTGCACTGATTGCAAGATGTTGGGTCATTCTACCTCTGTGTGCTATTCCCACGGGAAGAACCCAAGACCTCCTCGTCCAAAGCCTTTCGTTGGGAAGGAAAAGGTTGTGATCAGGAATCCTCCTCCGCAGCCTCAGGAGGCGGGTCCTTCAGTGGCCCTGGAAGGCCCTGCTCCTTTTGCCCCCGGGGCGGGCAATTGGACCACCAAGAAGAGAAGGCGTAACCAGCAGCGGCGGCCACCTCCTCAGGCTGTCTTGCGTATTCAGAATGCCTTCCAAGTTCTTGAGTCTTTACCTGAGGAGCCTGATCTTTGTCGCTCTGAGTTGAGGACTGAGGCTCATTTCGAACCTACTGAGCAGAGTCCAGATCTCCATGTGGATGGAGATGTTGTTAAGGACATTGCTTCTGGGTCCAGTGATACTGCGATGGGAGGAGATGCTGGTGCTCCTAACCCGCAGTCTTTTGTCGCTCCCCATGAGGGATCTGACCCTTGCTTGGCCCTTTCTTGGGCTCGTCAGGTGGGGGAAGAGGTTGGTGCCTCTTCAGTGGTTGGTGAGATGGAGCTTGGTTTCCCGAAGGTTGTTCCTGTGCCTGACTTTGAGGCTAATGATACTTGTACTTTGAATCACAGTAGCCACTCCATCCCCTCGCTTCCTGGGACTCCTGTGGAGTCCTCCGCCCCTTTCTTTGAGGGGCTTGTCTCTCAGCAGGGTACTATTTGTCAGGACGTTGATCCGATCACTGAGTTTGTCAGCGAGGACGACTCAAGTTCCTTCTGTGGGACTGAATCGTGTGATGGGAGAGATTTTGGGAGATATGATGAGGATTTTGATTTCTCT TGCCTAATTTGGAACATCAGGGGACTCAGGAGCTCTGAGTCCCAGGAGAGGCTTCATGCCTTGGTGAAAGAGAAGCGTGTCAAGATCTTGGCTATCTTGGAGCCGATGATTGCCCTTGACCAGCGCTTCATGACCCGTCGCCTTGGTTTCCAGAGAGTTCTGTCGAATGTCTCTGGTcatatttgggttttttttgCAGACGATGTGAAGGCGGAGTGTGTCCTTGATCACGCTCAGTTCCTCCATCTTCGCGTGTCGGCTCCTTTTTTGCCGACCCCTGTTTTTTGCTCTTTCGTGTATGCCAAGTGTGACTACATCTTACGGCACGACTTGTGGGCTTCTTTGCTGCAGGTCAAGCCTGTTGGTGGTCCTTGGCTTGTCGGGGGGGATTTTAACGTCGTGAGGGATGCCTCCGAGTGTCTTGGCTCTTCTGGTGGGAGGCAGCTCCCCATGGACGAGTTTAATCATTTTGTTTTGGACTCTGCACTGGTTGACGCTGGTTTTGAGGGCTCTTCGTTCACTTGGACGAATAAGTCCATTTGGAAGCGTCTTGACAGAGTTTTTGTTTCTGTGGATTGGGGTGACCATTTCAACTCTATCAGGGTTGAACACCTCAGTCGCACGGTTTCGGATCATTGTCCTCTTTTGTTGTCTGCTCCTGTCTTTGCTTGGGGGCCGAGCTTGTTTCGGTTCCAGAGCATGTGGACTCGGCACCCGGGGTTCCTTCAAACCGTTAGGCTGAACTGGAACATGCCCTGCGCTTTGCAAGGCATGCCCAGGCTCTTTGCCAAGCTGAAACGGTTGAAAGGCCACCTCAAGTGGTGGAACCGGGATGTTTTTGGGAACCGTTTTGATAAGATCGCTGAGGCGGAGAGGTCGGTTAGACTGGCTGAGGCTGCCTGTGAAGCGGATTCCTCTGAGCATAGCTGGACCCTCTTGTCCAGATGCAATGAGGAGCTGTCTAGAGTCACCGCTATGGAAGCGGATTTTTGGAAGCAGAAAGCTGCTTGTAATTGGCTTGAGGACGGGGAGAGGAATACGAAGCTTTTCCACAACATGGTGAAAAAGAAGAATGTGGTTAATAAGATCTTTCGTATTTGGGAGGATGGTAATTGCCTCACCTCTCCTGGTCTCATCAAGCAGTCAGGGGCTGCCTATTTCGAGCGCCTTCTCACTGGAGATCCTTTTGTCCTGGATCTTCCGGATTTTTCTGGCTTCTTCTCGGAGATTTCAGAGGAGGAGAACCATAGCTTTGCCGCCGAACCTTCCTTGGAGGAGGTTCGTGCTGTCGTCTTTTCCATCCCTCGGGATAGTGTGGCGGGCCCCGATGGGTTTTCTTCGGCTTTTTTTCAGAGCTGCTGGGATTTTGTGCAGCATGATGTCATGGACGCTGTCCTTGATTTCTTTCGGGGATCTCTTATTGCCCAGGGCTTCACTGCCACCACGATCACTTTGATCCCCAAAGTCGAGGGTGCGCAAGCTTGGACGGACTTCCGTCCCATCAGCTTGTGTAATGTTTCCAACAAGATTATCTCGAAGCTTTTATACTCTCGTCTACGGTCGGTGGTGGGGAAACTCGTTTCTCAAAGTCAGAGTGGCTTTGTGCCGGGGCGGATGATTGCTGACAATATCCTTCTCGCGCATGAGCTCACTCACAGTCTTAATCTCCCTGCCCGTGGTGGTAATGTCATTCTGAAATTGGACATGGCTAAGGCCTATGATAGAGTCCAATGGTCTTTTCTTCTGGATGTCCTCCGAAGGTTTGGTTTTTCGGAGCAGGTTGTGAGAATGGTGAGGGCTTGCATTTCTTTTTGCAAGTTCTCGGTTAATGTCAATGGAACCCCTGCTGGTTTCTTTGCTTCCTCGAGGGGCTTGAGACAGGGTGACCCGTTATCTCCCCTCCTCTTTGTTCTTGGAGCGGAGTATCTGTCCCGTGGCTTGGATCGGTTGTTCCTCCAGCATGCTGATTTGAGGTATCGGTCTGGGTGTGATTTGCCGATTTCCCATTTGGCCTATGCTGACGATGTCATTATTTTTGCCAATGGGGGATCCCGGGGTCTTCAGCGTCTCAAAGATTTTCTGGCTCACTATGAAAATTGCTCGGGCCAGCTTGTTAATGTGGCCAAGAGTGCTATGATCTTTCCTCCGGGCTGGACCGCTCGTCGCCGCTCCCGTTTGCTGCAAATCACTGGATTTGCGGAGGGGCATCTGCCCTTGAAATACCTTGGAGCTCCGCTTTTCCGTGGGAACCACAAGTGCTCTCTCTTTGAGCCTCTTCTGCAGTCGGTCCGGAAAAAGCTGGAGGGCTGGGAGTCCCGTTCCCTTGCTCCTGGGAGTAGGATGACGCTGATCCGCAGTGTGCTCCTTTAG